One genomic region from Nocardia vinacea encodes:
- a CDS encoding helix-turn-helix transcriptional regulator, producing the protein MKWNLRLAAANRGIWKASELQRMLADRGLVISAGKMSGLWSGDPNVVKLRDLDVICVVLGCGVEELLIPEPETVAAPKPATESAAAAVGETQPVVPRARSGRSLPPR; encoded by the coding sequence ATGAAATGGAACCTGCGTCTGGCCGCGGCCAACCGCGGCATCTGGAAGGCCAGTGAGCTGCAACGCATGCTCGCCGATCGCGGCCTGGTCATCAGTGCCGGCAAGATGTCCGGGTTGTGGTCGGGGGATCCCAACGTCGTGAAACTTCGCGACCTGGACGTCATCTGCGTAGTCCTGGGCTGCGGTGTCGAAGAACTGTTGATCCCCGAGCCCGAGACCGTCGCCGCGCCGAAGCCCGCGACCGAATCGGCGGCGGCCGCGGTCGGCGAGACCCAGCCGGTCGTTCCACGGGCGCGCAGCGGGCGCTCTCTGCCGCCCCGGTGA
- a CDS encoding CapA family protein: MATVLLGGDVMVGRGVDQILPHPGDPTLRERCVEDARTYAELAEQTNGEFARPVDFGHPWGDVLAILAQLAPQVRLINLETAITGGGAFAPLKGIHYRMNPDNVPVLTAIAPVVCALANNHILDFGIRGLADTLATLDTAGIQRAGAGADFDDARAPAISELDDGRRVVIVSVGAGSSGIPQHWAARRDRPGLWWIGDTPNIRAADEVAAEVLAHKRNDDIAIVSVHWGPNWSYRVPMSERQFAHRLIDAGIDLVHGHSAHHPRPIEIYRGKPILYGCGDVIDDYEGIRGYERYRPELRLLYLVSLDPGVMETRMIPLRIRRMRLQSATHNESQWLCETIEHISREFGTRVASRPDDLPVVFKTAQH, translated from the coding sequence ATGGCGACGGTGCTGCTGGGGGGCGACGTCATGGTGGGCCGCGGTGTGGATCAGATTCTCCCGCACCCCGGTGATCCGACGCTGCGCGAACGGTGCGTCGAGGATGCGCGGACGTATGCGGAACTGGCGGAGCAAACAAACGGTGAATTTGCCCGTCCTGTGGATTTCGGCCACCCATGGGGTGACGTCCTGGCGATTCTTGCTCAGCTCGCCCCGCAGGTACGACTGATCAATCTGGAAACCGCGATCACCGGCGGCGGCGCGTTCGCACCGCTCAAAGGCATCCACTACCGCATGAACCCGGACAATGTGCCGGTGTTGACCGCAATCGCGCCGGTCGTGTGCGCACTGGCCAATAACCACATTCTCGATTTCGGTATTCGCGGTCTCGCGGACACGCTGGCGACACTCGATACCGCAGGCATCCAGCGCGCCGGAGCGGGCGCGGATTTCGACGATGCCCGGGCCCCGGCGATATCGGAACTCGATGACGGGCGACGAGTGGTAATCGTCTCGGTCGGTGCGGGATCGAGTGGGATTCCGCAACATTGGGCGGCTCGCCGTGATCGGCCGGGGCTGTGGTGGATCGGCGATACACCGAATATTCGTGCCGCCGACGAAGTGGCGGCAGAAGTGTTGGCGCACAAGCGCAATGACGATATCGCGATCGTCTCCGTACATTGGGGGCCCAATTGGAGTTACCGGGTGCCAATGAGCGAAAGGCAGTTTGCGCATCGGTTGATCGATGCCGGGATCGACCTCGTGCACGGGCATTCCGCACACCATCCGCGGCCGATCGAGATCTACCGGGGCAAACCGATTCTGTACGGGTGCGGTGATGTCATCGATGATTACGAGGGCATCCGCGGCTACGAGCGTTATCGCCCGGAGCTTCGCTTGCTATATCTGGTTTCCCTCGATCCTGGCGTGATGGAAACGCGAATGATTCCACTGCGGATCCGGCGCATGCGCCTGCAATCGGCCACGCACAACGAATCTCAATGGCTGTGCGAGACGATCGAGCACATCAGTCGCGAATTCGGCACCCGGGTCGCATCGCGGCCCGACGACCTACCGGTGGTGTTCAAGACCGCACAACACTGA
- a CDS encoding site-specific integrase: MALAAVRDLRELRAPATEDEIAAFETDVLSGFVLARASAGLVDSTIRNDVNHLELIRDWFGRPLWEMQPADADTYFGKVLREAKPSTRTGRAAALTVFFHFLELRHKVELHNLTGRVVECPLDEINRPRGSVDPQLRIPPTTEEIEQLFAGWRAELATCRKFAPIARNYAVARLAADVGLRINEARMLDLDDVRWELGRFGKLNVRHGKGSRRKGPKPRLVPLINGADRSLRWFIEDVLGLFDIDPSRHGMPLFPSERKNTDGTAMRATADVFRRALAEASDRHLPAWSGKLTPHVLRHFCASQLYLAGMNLFAIQELLGHSWTATTARYIHVHATHVEDAWVTGQRRVADRWKGLDR, encoded by the coding sequence TTGGCTCTGGCGGCTGTGCGCGACCTGCGGGAGCTGCGGGCTCCAGCGACCGAAGACGAGATCGCTGCCTTCGAGACTGACGTGCTGTCCGGGTTCGTGCTGGCGCGTGCGTCGGCGGGACTGGTGGACTCCACGATCCGCAACGACGTCAATCACCTTGAGCTGATTCGGGATTGGTTCGGGCGGCCGCTGTGGGAGATGCAGCCCGCCGATGCGGACACCTATTTCGGAAAGGTGCTGCGAGAGGCGAAGCCGTCGACCCGAACCGGCCGCGCGGCAGCGTTGACGGTGTTCTTCCACTTCCTGGAGCTGCGTCACAAGGTCGAACTGCACAACCTCACCGGTCGCGTCGTCGAATGCCCGCTCGACGAGATCAACAGGCCGCGTGGATCGGTGGATCCGCAGTTGCGGATTCCGCCGACCACCGAGGAGATCGAGCAGTTGTTCGCCGGATGGCGCGCCGAGCTGGCGACCTGCCGCAAGTTCGCACCGATCGCCCGCAACTACGCGGTCGCCCGCCTGGCCGCCGACGTCGGATTGCGGATCAACGAGGCCCGCATGCTCGACCTCGATGACGTGCGGTGGGAACTGGGCCGATTCGGGAAGCTGAATGTCCGTCACGGCAAAGGATCTCGCCGCAAGGGCCCGAAGCCGCGGCTGGTTCCGTTGATCAACGGCGCCGACCGGAGTCTGCGCTGGTTCATCGAGGATGTCCTCGGCCTGTTCGATATCGACCCGTCACGCCACGGGATGCCGCTGTTTCCGTCCGAACGCAAGAACACCGACGGCACGGCCATGCGCGCGACCGCCGACGTGTTCCGTCGCGCGCTCGCCGAGGCATCCGACCGGCATCTCCCGGCCTGGTCGGGGAAGCTGACCCCGCATGTCTTGCGCCATTTTTGTGCCTCGCAGCTCTATCTGGCCGGGATGAATCTCTTCGCGATCCAGGAACTACTCGGCCACTCTTGGACGGCCACGACCGCTCGGTATATCCACGTTCACGCCACCCACGTCGAAGACGCCTGGGTGACCGGGCAGCGCCGGGTCGCCGACCGATGGAAAGGACTCGACCGATGA
- a CDS encoding carbonic anhydrase, giving the protein MGVLDRRTVLVGALTATTAVMAGCGGDQPSEQVPTTQAPPQTAKAAFDRLMAGNRRWIDGNLDHPDRDPDRRELLARNQQPYGVVLACIDSRVPPELVFDTGLGDLFVMRTGGIAVGPVVTGSVEYGPMTGGTPLIMVLGHQRCGAVAAAYKSLREGTPLPGNLQSIVEALRPAYERMDSPGEDPVETMTRIQIELTAQDLRRNNDLAPMVERGAVSVVGAYYNLDTGRVEVLDGAPA; this is encoded by the coding sequence ATGGGTGTGCTCGATCGCCGAACAGTTCTGGTCGGCGCCCTGACCGCGACAACCGCGGTGATGGCGGGTTGCGGGGGAGATCAGCCATCGGAGCAAGTCCCTACGACCCAAGCACCGCCGCAGACGGCGAAGGCCGCCTTCGACAGACTGATGGCAGGCAACCGGCGCTGGATCGACGGCAATCTGGACCACCCCGACCGCGATCCGGATCGACGCGAGCTGTTGGCCCGGAACCAGCAGCCGTACGGCGTCGTACTGGCGTGTATCGACTCGCGCGTTCCGCCGGAGCTGGTGTTCGACACCGGGCTCGGCGATTTGTTCGTGATGCGCACCGGCGGCATCGCGGTAGGCCCCGTCGTGACCGGTTCTGTCGAGTACGGTCCGATGACCGGTGGCACCCCGTTGATCATGGTCCTCGGACACCAGCGCTGCGGGGCGGTTGCCGCAGCATACAAGTCGCTGCGTGAGGGAACCCCGCTACCGGGCAATCTGCAGTCGATTGTGGAGGCTCTGCGCCCGGCGTACGAGCGGATGGACTCGCCGGGTGAAGACCCGGTCGAGACGATGACCCGCATCCAGATCGAGCTGACCGCACAAGATCTGCGGCGCAACAATGACCTGGCGCCGATGGTGGAACGTGGCGCTGTTTCGGTGGTCGGCGCCTACTACAACCTGGACACCGGTCGGGTCGAGGTACTCGACGGAGCCCCCGCCTGA